One window of Lytechinus variegatus isolate NC3 chromosome 2, Lvar_3.0, whole genome shotgun sequence genomic DNA carries:
- the LOC121409595 gene encoding diencephalon/mesencephalon homeobox protein 1-like — MTDFIMTAHASSNGVPCKRPRRRRPTVFNDLQLRILETVFNDNQYPDITTREHLASSLQLQEDRIMVWFQNRRARVRRASLVSCSAHQPVIEKDVDNSRLQPSNEVDLSFVRRKRKTPCDVDEVNQTTPPTKKLGVVSSKFSVDFLAESSRSTSESTTVSSDPHLQCHGVTQLHRTTSRDSTKGATSPLMSVDFLSRSSRSPSPSRAEYLHRTPSLFYTPMSYHPYVFCINF, encoded by the exons ATGACCGATTTCATCATGACTGCTCATGCTTCATCGAATGGGGTTCCTTGCAAACGCCCTCGTCGTCGACGTCCAACCGTCTTCAACGATTTACAGCTGAGGATTCTGGAGACAGTGTTCAACGACAACCAGTATCCTGATATCACGACTAGAGAACATCTGGCTTCAAGTCTGCAGCTTCAAGAAGACAGAATTATG GTCTGGTTTCAGAACCGTCGTGCACGTGTCCGTCGAGCCTCTCTTGTTTCATGCTCTGCTCACCAACCAGTCATTGAGAAAGACGTCGACAACTCCCGCCTTCAACCATCTAACGAAGTCGACTTATCGTTCGTAAGACGTAAGCGGAAGACACCGTGCGACGTCGATGAGGTCAACCAGACGACACCTCCTACAAAGAAGTTGGGCGTCGTGTCATCCAAGTTCTCTGTCGACTTTCTCGCTGAAAGCAGTCGATCGACGTCAGAGTCAACGACAGTTTCATCGGACCCACATCTTCAATGTCATGGCGTCACTCAGCTCCACCGCACGACATCGCGTGATTCAACGAAAGGCGCCACCAGTCCATTGATGTCAGTAGACTTTCTCTCTCGTAGCAGTCGCTCTCCTTCTCCCTCTCGCGCTGAGTATCTTCACCGAACACCGTCTTTATTCTACACACCGATGAGTTATCATCCGTATGTCTTCTGCATCAACTTCTAG
- the LOC121408673 gene encoding diencephalon/mesencephalon homeobox protein 1-like, producing the protein MTDFIMTAHASSNGVPSKRPRRRRPTVFTDLQLRILETVFNDNQYPDITTREQLASSLQLKEDRIMVWFQNRRARVRRASLVSCSAHQPVIEKDVDNSRLQPSNEVDLSFVRRKRKTPCDVDEVNQTTPPTKKLGVVSSKFSVDFLAESSRSTSESTTVSSDPHLQCHGVTQLHRTTSRDSTKGATSPLMSVDFLSRSSRSPSPSRAEYLHRTPSLFYTPMSYHPYVFCINF; encoded by the exons ATGACCGATTTCATCATGACTGCTCATGCTTCATCGAATGGGGTTCCTTCCAAACGCCCTCGTCGTCGACGTCCAACCGTCTTCACCGATTTACAGCTGAGGATTCTGGAGACAGTGTTCAACGACAACCAGTATCCTGATATCACGACTAGAGAACAACTGGCTTCAAGTCTGCAGCTTAAAGAAGACAGAATTATG GTCTGGTTTCAGAACCGTCGTGCACGTGTCCGTCGAGCCTCTCTTGTTTCATGCTCTGCTCACCAACCAGTCATTGAGAAAGACGTCGACAACTCCCGCCTTCAACCATCTAACGAAGTCGACTTATCGTTCGTAAGACGTAAGCGGAAGACACCGTGCGACGTCGATGAGGTCAACCAGACGACACCTCCTACAAAGAAGTTGGGCGTCGTGTCATCCAAGTTCTCTGTCGACTTTCTCGCTGAAAGCAGTCGATCGACGTCAGAGTCAACGACAGTTTCATCGGACCCACATCTTCAATGTCATGGCGTCACTCAGCTCCACCGCACGACATCGCGTGATTCAACGAAAGGCGCCACCAGTCCATTGATGTCAGTAGACTTTCTCTCTCGTAGCAGTCGCTCTCCTTCTCCCTCTCGCGCTGAGTATCTTCACCGAACACCGTCTTTATTCTACACACCGATGAGTTATCATCCGTATGTCTTCTGCATCAACTTCTAG
- the LOC121409594 gene encoding diencephalon/mesencephalon homeobox protein 1-like — MTDFIMTAHASSNGVPSKRPRRRRPTVFTDLQLRILETVFNDNQYPDITTREQLASSLQLKEDRIMVWFQNRRARVRRASLVSCSAHQPVIEKDVDNSRLQPSNEVDLSFVRRKRKTPCDVDEVNQTTPPTKKLGVVSSKFSVDFLAESSRSTSESTTVSSDPHLQCHGVTQLHRTTSRDSTKGATSPLMSVDFLSRSSRSPSPSGAEYLHRTPSSFYTPMSYHPYVFCINF, encoded by the exons ATGACCGATTTCATCATGACTGCTCATGCTTCATCGAATGGGGTTCCTTCCAAACGCCCTCGTCGTCGACGTCCAACCGTCTTCACCGATTTACAGCTGAGGATTCTGGAGACAGTGTTCAACGACAACCAGTATCCTGATATCACGACTAGAGAACAACTGGCTTCAAGTCTGCAGCTTAAAGAAGACAGAATTATG GTCTGGTTTCAGAACCGTCGTGCACGTGTCCGTCGAGCCTCTCTTGTTTCATGCTCTGCTCACCAACCAGTCATTGAGAAAGACGTCGACAACTCCCGCCTTCAACCATCTAACGAAGTCGACTTATCGTTCGTAAGACGTAAGCGGAAGACACCGTGCGACGTCGATGAGGTCAACCAGACGACACCTCCTACAAAGAAGTTGGGCGTCGTGTCATCCAAGTTCTCTGTCGACTTTCTCGCTGAAAGCAGTCGATCGACGTCAGAGTCAACGACAGTTTCATCGGACCCACATCTTCAATGTCATGGCGTCACTCAGCTCCACCGCACGACATCGCGTGATTCAACGAAAGGCGCCACCAGTCCATTGATGTCAGTAGACTTTCTCTCTCGTAGCAGTCGCTCTCCTTCTCCCTCTGGCGCTGAGTATCTTCACCGAACACCGTCTTCATTCTACACACCGATGAGTTATCATCCGTATGTCTTCTGCATCAACTTCTAG